In Pleuronectes platessa chromosome 5, fPlePla1.1, whole genome shotgun sequence, a single genomic region encodes these proteins:
- the LOC128440023 gene encoding von Willebrand factor A domain-containing protein 5A isoform X3 — protein MEEENDVYLKGGVLDFSGDDSWSSIGKSVKKKVKSETFPCSDASIEPKEPPRDPLLQLVSLQKASGCWLLDPALAAAVGKTIEEVENTKPPSVNQEVWATILALLWLHGFKLHAKQKWELLAMKAVSGSVLRMHHVKLSVWKLETHCWVLW, from the exons atggaggaggaaaatG ATGTCTATCTCAAAGGTGGTGTGCTGGATTTCTCTGGGGATGATTCATGGAGCAGCATAG GAAAGTCTGTGAAGAAGAAAGTCAAATCTG AAACCTTTCCATGCAGTGATGCTAGCATTGAGCCGAAGGAGCCACCCAGAGACCCTTTGCTGCAGCTGGTCTCCCTGCAGAAGGCGTCTGGCTGCTGGCTGCTTGATCCGgctctggctgctgctgtgggaaAGACCATCGAGGAGGTGGAGAACACAAAGCCTCCATCG GTGAACCAGGAAGTGTGGGCCACCATTCTGGCTCTGCTCTGGCTTCATGGTTTCAAGCTGCATGCCAAGCAAAAGTGGGAGCTTCTGGCTATGAAGGCTGTGTCTGGCTCCGTGCTCAGAATG cacCATGTGAAGCTGAGTGTGTGGAAGCTGGAAACACACTGTTGGGTTTTGTGGTAG
- the LOC128440023 gene encoding von Willebrand factor A domain-containing protein 5A isoform X2 → MEEENGEEQEKVVDLSVQSGVSSSYTAFIVVNEDNGEPIRGPLLCRPIPTTDVYLKGGVLDFSGDDSWSSIETFPCSDASIEPKEPPRDPLLQLVSLQKASGCWLLDPALAAAVGKTIEEVENTKPPSVNQEVWATILALLWLHGFKLHAKQKWELLAMKAVSGSVLRMHHVKLSVWKLETHCWVLW, encoded by the exons atggaggaggaaaatGGTGAGGAACAAGAGAAGGTGGTTGACCTCAGTGTCCAATCAGGAGTGAGCAGTTCATACACTGCCTTCATTGTTGTCAACGAAGACAATGGCGAGCCGATTAGAGGACCTCTGTTGTGCAGACCTATCCCAACAACTG ATGTCTATCTCAAAGGTGGTGTGCTGGATTTCTCTGGGGATGATTCATGGAGCAGCATAG AAACCTTTCCATGCAGTGATGCTAGCATTGAGCCGAAGGAGCCACCCAGAGACCCTTTGCTGCAGCTGGTCTCCCTGCAGAAGGCGTCTGGCTGCTGGCTGCTTGATCCGgctctggctgctgctgtgggaaAGACCATCGAGGAGGTGGAGAACACAAAGCCTCCATCG GTGAACCAGGAAGTGTGGGCCACCATTCTGGCTCTGCTCTGGCTTCATGGTTTCAAGCTGCATGCCAAGCAAAAGTGGGAGCTTCTGGCTATGAAGGCTGTGTCTGGCTCCGTGCTCAGAATG cacCATGTGAAGCTGAGTGTGTGGAAGCTGGAAACACACTGTTGGGTTTTGTGGTAG
- the LOC128440023 gene encoding von Willebrand factor A domain-containing protein 5A isoform X1 gives MEEENGEEQEKVVDLSVQSGVSSSYTAFIVVNEDNGEPIRGPLLCRPIPTTDVYLKGGVLDFSGDDSWSSIGKSVKKKVKSETFPCSDASIEPKEPPRDPLLQLVSLQKASGCWLLDPALAAAVGKTIEEVENTKPPSVNQEVWATILALLWLHGFKLHAKQKWELLAMKAVSGSVLRMHHVKLSVWKLETHCWVLW, from the exons atggaggaggaaaatGGTGAGGAACAAGAGAAGGTGGTTGACCTCAGTGTCCAATCAGGAGTGAGCAGTTCATACACTGCCTTCATTGTTGTCAACGAAGACAATGGCGAGCCGATTAGAGGACCTCTGTTGTGCAGACCTATCCCAACAACTG ATGTCTATCTCAAAGGTGGTGTGCTGGATTTCTCTGGGGATGATTCATGGAGCAGCATAG GAAAGTCTGTGAAGAAGAAAGTCAAATCTG AAACCTTTCCATGCAGTGATGCTAGCATTGAGCCGAAGGAGCCACCCAGAGACCCTTTGCTGCAGCTGGTCTCCCTGCAGAAGGCGTCTGGCTGCTGGCTGCTTGATCCGgctctggctgctgctgtgggaaAGACCATCGAGGAGGTGGAGAACACAAAGCCTCCATCG GTGAACCAGGAAGTGTGGGCCACCATTCTGGCTCTGCTCTGGCTTCATGGTTTCAAGCTGCATGCCAAGCAAAAGTGGGAGCTTCTGGCTATGAAGGCTGTGTCTGGCTCCGTGCTCAGAATG cacCATGTGAAGCTGAGTGTGTGGAAGCTGGAAACACACTGTTGGGTTTTGTGGTAG